The Actinomadura graeca nucleotide sequence ATGTCGACGCCGGACGGCTCCGGGGCGGTGGTCGCGCGCGCGGCCAGCGCCCTGGCCTGCCCCCGGAGCGCCTCGGCGCTGTGACCGGAGACGACCCACGGCGTCGGCCCCCGGACCTCCGCGGACGGCTCCGCGACGTCCTGGTCCGGTGCTTGTTCGAGGATGAGGTGGGCGTTGGTGCCGGAGATGCCGAAGGCGGAGATGGCGGCGCGGCGGGGGCGGGGGTGTGCGGGCCAGGGGGTGGGCTGGGTGAGGAGGTGCAGGGTGGTGGTGTTCCAGTTGATGTGGTGGCTGGGCTGGTCGATGTGGAGGGTTTTGGGCAGGAGGCGGTGGTGGAGGGCTTGGGTCATTTTGATGATGCCGGCGATGCCGGCGGCGGCTTGGGTGTGGCCGATGTTGGATTTGACCGAGCCGAGGTAGAGGGGGTGGGTGGTGGGGCGGTTGTGGGTGTAGGTGGTTTGGAGTGCGTGGGCTTCGATGGGGTCGCCGAGGGTGGTGCCGGTGCCGTGGGCTTCGATGGCGTCGATGTCGTGGGGGGTGAGGTGGGCGGTGGTGAGGGCTTGGCGGATGACGCGTTCTTGGGCGGGTCCGTTGGGTGCGGTGAGTCCGTTGCTGGTGCCGTCTTGGTTGACGGCGGTGGAGCGGATGATGGCGTGGATGTGGTGGTGGTTGCGCTGGGCGTCGGTGAGGCGTTCCAGGAGGATGAGGCCGGCTCCTTCGCCCCATCCGGTGCCGTCGGCGGCGTCGGCGAAGGGTTTGCAGCGTCCGTCGGGGGCCAGTCCGCGCTGGCGGGAGAATTCGGTGAAGGCGCCGGGGGTGGCCATGACGGTGGCTCCTCCGGCCAGCGCCAGTGAGCAGTCACCATCCCGCAACGCCTGCACCGCCAGATGGACCGAGACCAGCGATGACGAACAGGCGGTGTCCACCGTCACCGCGGGCCCTTGCAGCCCGAAGGTGTAGGCCACGCGGCCGGACGCGACACTGCCGAGGCTGCCGGTTCCGATGTAGCCCTCGACCTCGCTGGCGGTCTGGGGGATCAGGGTCGTGTAGTCGTATCCGCTGATCCCCGCGAAGACGCCGGTGTCGCTGCCGTCCAGGGCCTCGCGGGTGAGCCCGGCCCGCTCGAACGCCTCCCACGCCACCTCCAGCAGCAGCCGCTGCTGCGGGTCCATCGCCACGGCCTCACGCGGGCTGATCCCGAAGAACCCCGCATCGAACTCGCCCACGTCATAGACGAAGCCGCCCTCGCGGACATAGGATGTCCCCGGGTTCTCGGGATCGGGGTGATAAAGCGCCTGGAGGTCCCAGCCGCGGTCGGTGGGGAACCCCGAGATCGCGTCGGTGCCCTCGGACACGACCCGCCAGAGGTCCTCCGGGGAGCGCACACCGCCGGGATAGCGGCAGGCCATGCCCACGATCGCGATCGGCTCGGCGACGGCGGACTCGGCCTTGAGCAGCCGTTCGCGCGTCTCCCGCAACTCCGCGGTGACCCACTTGAGGTTCTCGAGAAGCTTCTCCTCGTTCGACATCTATCGCAGGCTCCTTGACGTGGAACGGGTGGTGGCCACCGGCGTCACGACTTCCCGAACTCGGTGGAGATGACGTCGAAGATGTCCTCCGCCGTCGCCGTTTCAAGATCTTGGTGGCGGTCCGGCCGGCCGGTCCCGCCCTCGGTCCAGCGGGCGAGCAGGGCACGCATCCGCAGCCCGATCCGGCGCCGGGCCGCCTCGTCGGCCTCGTCCGCGGCCCAGGCCGCCTCCCACCGGTCGAGCTCGGCCATGACCGTGTCCTCGGTGGGCGTGTCGTCGGCGACGAGCCGCCCGTGCAGGTGGCTCGCCAGCTCCTGCGGCGTCGGGTGGTCGAAGACCAGCGTGGTGGGGAGCCGGAGGCCGGTCGCGGCGTTGAGCTGGTTGCGGAGCTGGACGGCCGACAGCGAGTCGAAGCCCAGCTCCTGGAATGGTCTGCCGGGAGGGACGGCGTCCGGTGAGGGCAGCCCGACGGCCGCGGCCGCCTGGGCCTGGACGTGCCCGAGCAGCGCCCGCATCCGCTGGCCGGGCGGCAGGCCGGTGAGCTCCTCGACGAGCGGGGTCGCGGACGCCGCGCCGTCCGCACCGGCGGACGGGTCGTTCTCGGGAAGGTCGTCCAGCAGCGGCGCGGGACGCTGGGCCGTGAAGGTGGGCGTGAACCGCTCCCAGTCGATGTCGGCGACGGTCAGGGTCGTGGCGCCCTGGCTCACCGCCTGGTGGAGCGCCCTGATCGCCAGGTCGGGCGGAACGGGGTGCAGGCCGAAACGGCTGAAGAACGCCAGGGACGCGTCGTCGGACGCCATGCCGACCTCACCCCACGCCCCCCAGGCGACGGAGGTGGCGGGCAGGCCCTGGGCGCGGCGGTGCTCGGCGAGGGCGTCGAGGTGGCTGTTGGCGGCGGCGTAGGCGGCCTGCTGGCCGCTGCCCCAGGTCGCGGCGCCCGAGGAGAACAGCACGAACGCCGACAGGTCCATGTGCCGGGTCAGCTCGTGCAGGTGCTGCGCCGCATGCGACTTCGGCCGCAGCACCTCGTCGAGGGCGCGGGGCGTGAGGTCGGCGACGGGCGCGTAGGTGGACACCCCGGCGGCGTGGACGACGGCGGTCAGCGGCAGGTCCGCGGGAATCCCGTCCAGGACCCCCCGCACCGCCTCGCGGTCCCCGGCGTCGCAGGCCGCGATGGTCACGGCGGTGCCGAGCGCCTTCAGCTCGGCGGCCAGCTCCGGCGCCCCGGGCGCGTCGGCGCCACGGCGGCTGGTCAGGACGAGGTGCGGGGCCCCCTCGCGGGCCAGCCAGAGGGCGAGCCGCGCGCCGATGCCGCCCGTCCCGCCGGTGACCAGGGTGGTCCCGGCCGGCCGCCAGGCGGCCGCCGGGTCCGGCTCCTGCGGGGGCGCGTGGACGAGGCGCCGCGCCCAGGCGGCCGCCGAGCGGATCGCGACCTGGTCCTCGGGCGGCCCCGCGGCGAGCACGGCGGCGAACCGGGCCGGGGTGCCCGCGTCCGGCGCGGCCGGCAGGTCGATCAGCCCGCCCCACGTCCTCGGATGCTCCAGGGCGGCGACCCGGCCGAGCCCCCACACCTGCGCCTGCGCGGGGCTCACCGGCGCGTCGGCGGCGTTCACGGCCACCGCGCCCTGGGTGACGCACCACAGCGGCGCGGTGATCGCGGCGTCGCCCAGCGCCTGGACCAGCGCGGTGGTGGCGGCCAGGCCGTTCGGGACGGCGGGATGCCCCGCGTGCGGCGTCTCGTCCAGGCCCAGCAGGCTGACGACGCCGGCGGGCGGCGGACCGGCGGCCAGATCCGCGAGCCGCCGCGCCAGCGGGCCCCGCTCGGTCTCGTCGCAGACGGCGACCACCGCGCGGTCTCCAAGGGCCTCGGCGACCGTCCGGGCGGCGGATCCCTCGGCGTGCGCCGCCGGTACCAGCAGCAGCCAGGTGCCGGACGGTGTCCGCGTCTTCGCCTCCTCCAGCCTCGTCCAGGTGACCCGGTAGCGGCAGGCGTCCACCGTGCGCTGCTCGCGGTGCTCGCGCCGCCACGCCGACAGCACCGGCAGCGCCGGTCCGATCGCGCCCGCCGCCGCGCCGTCGCCGTTCAGCCGCAGCGCCGCGGCCACCGCCTCCGGATCGCCGTCCTCGACCGCCTTCCACAGCCGCGCCTCGGCCGCGTCGTGGCCGCCGCCACCCGCCGCGCCCGGGGGAGCGTGCTCCACCCAGTACCGCCGCCGCTGGAACGCGTACGTCGGCAGGTCCACCGTGGGGGGAGGCGGATCGGAGGGGAACCAGGTCGTCCAGTCCACCTCCACGCCCGCGGCGAACGCCTGGCCCGCGGCGCGCGCGACCTGGACGGGACCGCCGTGCGAACGGCGCAGCGTCGGCACCGTGACCGCCTGGACGTCCGCGAGCTCGAAGCACTCCTGCATCCCCGCCGACAGGACGGGATGGCTGCTGGCCTCGATGAAGACGCGGTGGCCGTCGTCGAGGAGCGCGCCGACGGCGTCCGCGAACCGGACGGGCCGGCGCAGGTTGGTGATCCAGTACTGGGTGTCGAGGGTGGTGGTGTCGACGCGGGTCCCGGTGACGGCGGAGTAGTAGGCGACCGGCGCGCGGGACGGGGCGACGCCTGCCAGTCCGGTGGTGAGGGTGTCGGTGAGCTGGTCGATCTGGGGGCCGTGGGAGGCGTAGTCGACGTCGATGAGCCGGGCGCGCAGTCCCTGGGCTTGGGCGGCTTCGACGAGGGCGGCGAGCGGTTCTGTCGGGCCGGAGATGACGGTGGAGGACGGGCCGTTGACGGCGGCGATCACGACGCCGTCGCGGTCGCCGATCAGCTCTGCGGCCTGGTCGGCTCCCATGCCCAGGGAGGCCATCGTCCCCTTGCCGGACAGCGCGCGTAGGGCCCGGGCCCGCACGGCGACGATTTTGGCGGCGTCTTCGAGGGTGAGGGCACCGGCGACGCAGGCGGCGGCGATTTCTCCTTGGGAGTGTCCGACGACTGCGGCGGGCCGTACGCCGTGGTGCTCCCAGAGGGCGGCCAGTGAGACCATCACCGCCCACAGCACGGGCTGGACGACGTCCACCCGGCTCAGCGGCGACCCGTCACCGCGGAGGACCTCGGTCAGGGACCAGTCGACGTGGGGTCGCAGCGCCCCCTCGCACTCGGCGATCCGAGCGGCGAACACCGGCGAGGAACCCAGCAGGTCCGCGCCCATCCCCGCCCACTGCGACCCCTGGCCCGGGAACACCAGCACCGGACCCGGGCCGACCTCGCCGGCCGTGCCCGACACCAGGTCCGGATGGGCCTCGCCCCGGGCCAGCGCGCCGAGCGCGGCGCCGGGGTCGGGGCCCACGGCGACGGCACGGTGCCCGAACGCCGAGCGGGTCGTCACCAGCGACCAGGCCACGGCGACCGGATCGGCCGCAGGGCTCTCGCACAGCCGCCGGGCCTGGGCCCGCAACGCGGCCTCGCCGTGCGCGGACACCACCCACGGCACCGCCCCCGCCCCCTCCGGGGATGCGGGCTCCGGGGACGCGCCTTGCGGGGAGGCCGCGCCGATCGCGTCGGCGGGGGCCTCCTCCAGGATCAGATGCGCGTTCGTGCCGGAGAAGCCGAACGACGACACCCCGGCGCGGCGCGGACGCCCGCCCGCGGGCCAGGGCACCGCCTCGGTGAGCAGCCGCAGGCCGCCGGCGTCCCAGTCCACATGGGGGGACGGCTCGGCCGCGTGCAGCGTGGCGGGCAGCAGCCCGTGCCCGAGCGCCAGCACCATCTTGATCACGCCGGCGACGCCCGCGGTGATCTGGGTGTGCCCGATGTTGGACTTGACCGACCCGAGCCACAGCGGACGCCCGTCCGGGCGGTCCGCGCCGTACGTCGCCAGCAGGGCGCCCGCCTCGATCGGATCGCCGAGGGTGGTGCCGGTGCCATGCGCCTCGACCGCGTCCACGCCCGAGGGCGCGAGCCGCGCGTCCGCGAGGGCCTGGCGGATCACCCGCTCCTGCGCGGGGCCGTTGGGCGCGGTGAGCCCGTTGCTCGCGCCGTCCTGGTTGACGGCCGACCCCCGGACGACCGCGAGGATCCTGCGGCCGTTGCGGCGCGCGTCCGAGAGCCGCTCCAGGAGGACCATGCCCGTGCCCTCGGACAGGGTCATCCCGTCCGCCCGCGCCGAGAAGGGCTTGGACCGGCCGTCCGGGGCCAGGCCGCCCAGCTCGCTGAACCCGATCAGCGGGGCGGGGGACGCCATCACGTACGCGCCGCCCGCCAGCGCCAGGGCGCACTCGCCCCTGCGCAGCGCCTGGGCCGCCAGGTGGATCGCCACCAGCGAGGACGAGCACGCGGTGTCGAGCGTGACCGCCGGCCCTTCCAGGCCGAGGGCGTAGGAGATGCGGCCGGAGGTGATGCTGGCGGAGTTCCCGGTCGTGAAGAAGCCCGCCGCGCCCGCGGGGATCTTGGCGTCCCCGAGGGTGTAGTCGAGGCCGTCGCAGCCGACGAAGGCCCCGGTCGGCGTGCCCCGCAGCGACCCCGGCGGGATGCGGGCGTGCTCGATGGCCTCCCACGCCGTCTCCAGGGCCAGCCGCTGCTGGGGCGCCATCCCGACGGCCTCGCCCGGGCCGATGCCGAAGAAGGCCGCGTCGAAGTCGCCCGCGTCGTGGACGAAGCCTCCCCGGCGGACGTAGGTGGTGCCGAGGTGCTCGGGATCGGGGTGGTAGAGCGCCTCCAGGTCCCACCCCCGGTCGCCGGGCAGCTCCACGACCGCGTCGCGGCCGCCGGCCACCACGTCCCACAGGTCCCGCGGGGAGGCCACGCCGCCCGGCAGCCGGCACGCCATCCCGATGACCGCGATCGGCTCGTGCGCCGCGGCCTCGCCGTCGGCCAGCCGCCGCCGGGCCTCGCGCAGGTCCCCGGTGACGCGCTTGAGGTAGGCAAGGAGTTTCTCTTCGTTGTTCGCCATCGGTGGCCGCGGCCGCTCCTCTCCGCGAGAACGGGCGCGCTTGACCACGCCCGTTCTGGAGCATCGACGGCGCCGCTAAAGCACTGCTAATCCCTCGGCGGCCGACAATGTGCGGTGACCGCGCCCGCCTTCTGGCGGCGCGCGCGATTAGCGCGGGACTAGGGCCGCTTAAGCGCGGCTCGAAAGGCTCGAACATCCCCTGGCTGAATCGAGGCTTTCGTGGCAATTCCTCCCAGCGCGGCCGCCGTCGACCAGACCCCCGACCTCCTCGACCCCGCCTTCTGGTCGCGGCCGCACGACGAGCGCGCGGGCATCTTCGAGAGGCTGCGCGGGCTGCCGCGGCCCGAGTTCGTCCGCCAGCAGATCCCCGGGCTGGGGCCGACCTTCGGGTACTACGCGCTCGTCAAGCACGCCGACATCGTCGAGGTGAGCCGCCGTCCGAGGGACTTCTCCTCGGAGGGGGCGACCAGCATCGTCGGGCTCCCCCCGGAGCTGCACGAGTTCTACGGCTCGATGATCAATATGGACAACCCCGAGCACGCCCGGCTGCGGCGCATCGTCGCGCGCGCGTTCGGGCACGGGACGGTCGCCGGGTTCGAGTCGGCGGCGGACCGGATCGCCCGCCGCATCGTCGCCGAGCTGGCCGAGCGGGGGCCCGGCGACTTCGTGCGGGACGTCGCGGCGGAGATGCCGATCGCCGTGCTCAGCGAGATGATGGGCGTCCCGCCCGAGGACTACGAGTTCCTCTACACGCGGTCCAACCGGGTCGTCGGCCCCTTCGACCCCGACTACGTCGCTGAGGGGGAGGACCCCGCCGCCGTGGTGATGGACGCGTCGCGGGAGCTCGGGGACTACATCACCCGCCTCGGCCGGGAGCGTGCCGCCCACCCGCGGGACGACCTGATCACCAAGCTGGTGCGGGCCCGGGTGGACGGGGAGAGCCTCACCCGGCAGGAACTGGTCTCCTTCTTCATCCTCCTCGTCATCGCCGGCATGGAGACCACCCGCAACGCGATCTCCCACGCGCTCGTCCTGCTGACCCGCCACCCCGGGCAGCGTGCGCTGCTGCTGTCGGACTACTCCGCGCACGCGGCCGGAGCCGCCGACGAGGTCCTCCGACTCGCCACCCCCATCAACTGGATGCGCCGGATCGCCACCCGCGACTGCGAGATGAACGGGCACCGGTTCCGTCGGGGCGACAGGATGTTCCTCTTCTACTGGTCCGCGAACCGGGACGAGGAGGTCTTCGACGACCCGTACCGCTTCGACCTCACGCGGAGCCCCAACCCGCACCTGGCGTTCGGGTCGCTCGGGCCGCACTTCTGCCTGGGCGCCCACCTCGCCCGGATGGAGATGACCGTCCTCT carries:
- a CDS encoding type I polyketide synthase is translated as MANNEEKLLAYLKRVTGDLREARRRLADGEAAAHEPIAVIGMACRLPGGVASPRDLWDVVAGGRDAVVELPGDRGWDLEALYHPDPEHLGTTYVRRGGFVHDAGDFDAAFFGIGPGEAVGMAPQQRLALETAWEAIEHARIPPGSLRGTPTGAFVGCDGLDYTLGDAKIPAGAAGFFTTGNSASITSGRISYALGLEGPAVTLDTACSSSLVAIHLAAQALRRGECALALAGGAYVMASPAPLIGFSELGGLAPDGRSKPFSARADGMTLSEGTGMVLLERLSDARRNGRRILAVVRGSAVNQDGASNGLTAPNGPAQERVIRQALADARLAPSGVDAVEAHGTGTTLGDPIEAGALLATYGADRPDGRPLWLGSVKSNIGHTQITAGVAGVIKMVLALGHGLLPATLHAAEPSPHVDWDAGGLRLLTEAVPWPAGGRPRRAGVSSFGFSGTNAHLILEEAPADAIGAASPQGASPEPASPEGAGAVPWVVSAHGEAALRAQARRLCESPAADPVAVAWSLVTTRSAFGHRAVAVGPDPGAALGALARGEAHPDLVSGTAGEVGPGPVLVFPGQGSQWAGMGADLLGSSPVFAARIAECEGALRPHVDWSLTEVLRGDGSPLSRVDVVQPVLWAVMVSLAALWEHHGVRPAAVVGHSQGEIAAACVAGALTLEDAAKIVAVRARALRALSGKGTMASLGMGADQAAELIGDRDGVVIAAVNGPSSTVISGPTEPLAALVEAAQAQGLRARLIDVDYASHGPQIDQLTDTLTTGLAGVAPSRAPVAYYSAVTGTRVDTTTLDTQYWITNLRRPVRFADAVGALLDDGHRVFIEASSHPVLSAGMQECFELADVQAVTVPTLRRSHGGPVQVARAAGQAFAAGVEVDWTTWFPSDPPPPTVDLPTYAFQRRRYWVEHAPPGAAGGGGHDAAEARLWKAVEDGDPEAVAAALRLNGDGAAAGAIGPALPVLSAWRREHREQRTVDACRYRVTWTRLEEAKTRTPSGTWLLLVPAAHAEGSAARTVAEALGDRAVVAVCDETERGPLARRLADLAAGPPPAGVVSLLGLDETPHAGHPAVPNGLAATTALVQALGDAAITAPLWCVTQGAVAVNAADAPVSPAQAQVWGLGRVAALEHPRTWGGLIDLPAAPDAGTPARFAAVLAAGPPEDQVAIRSAAAWARRLVHAPPQEPDPAAAWRPAGTTLVTGGTGGIGARLALWLAREGAPHLVLTSRRGADAPGAPELAAELKALGTAVTIAACDAGDREAVRGVLDGIPADLPLTAVVHAAGVSTYAPVADLTPRALDEVLRPKSHAAQHLHELTRHMDLSAFVLFSSGAATWGSGQQAAYAAANSHLDALAEHRRAQGLPATSVAWGAWGEVGMASDDASLAFFSRFGLHPVPPDLAIRALHQAVSQGATTLTVADIDWERFTPTFTAQRPAPLLDDLPENDPSAGADGAASATPLVEELTGLPPGQRMRALLGHVQAQAAAAVGLPSPDAVPPGRPFQELGFDSLSAVQLRNQLNAATGLRLPTTLVFDHPTPQELASHLHGRLVADDTPTEDTVMAELDRWEAAWAADEADEAARRRIGLRMRALLARWTEGGTGRPDRHQDLETATAEDIFDVISTEFGKS
- a CDS encoding cytochrome P450; translation: MAIPPSAAAVDQTPDLLDPAFWSRPHDERAGIFERLRGLPRPEFVRQQIPGLGPTFGYYALVKHADIVEVSRRPRDFSSEGATSIVGLPPELHEFYGSMINMDNPEHARLRRIVARAFGHGTVAGFESAADRIARRIVAELAERGPGDFVRDVAAEMPIAVLSEMMGVPPEDYEFLYTRSNRVVGPFDPDYVAEGEDPAAVVMDASRELGDYITRLGRERAAHPRDDLITKLVRARVDGESLTRQELVSFFILLVIAGMETTRNAISHALVLLTRHPGQRALLLSDYSAHAAGAADEVLRLATPINWMRRIATRDCEMNGHRFRRGDRMFLFYWSANRDEEVFDDPYRFDLTRSPNPHLAFGSLGPHFCLGAHLARMEMTVLYRELLRTLPEIRAEGEPRRLESSFLEGIKSLKCTF